The Collimonas fungivorans Ter331 genome has a segment encoding these proteins:
- a CDS encoding porin, translated as MKKSLLALAVLGTCAHAAYAQTNVTVYGLIDATISTVNHADKNGDRLTGIPVAWFSGNRIGFRGAEDLGSGLKAIFKLEAEFVVGTGEMDTPGVLFNRDAWVGLQDTTFGQVTLGRQNTLARDFSQVYGDAYGSKLGLEEGGYTNNNNFKQLIFYSGSATGTRYDNGLVWKKVFGNGVVAGLGYQFGETAGQFARNTTKSAAIGYNGSNFIVSAFINQADVGNGVSSSLEKHKSYSVGGSYMFDLVRLNAGYFHYTAEQGALGQRKDDAYTVSAKFTPQGSFDYELGYQVMKAENAAYNAAGTSTLNAYADASGSTATGSGKKKTLYASTFYHLSKRTELYLAADYMKLDGGYLVGSANGFKNQTEFAVGMRTRF; from the coding sequence ATGAAAAAATCGCTGCTAGCGCTAGCCGTCCTGGGGACATGTGCCCACGCCGCCTATGCACAGACCAATGTCACGGTCTATGGGCTGATCGACGCCACCATCAGCACCGTCAACCATGCCGACAAGAACGGCGACCGCCTGACCGGCATCCCGGTCGCCTGGTTCAGCGGCAACCGCATCGGCTTCCGCGGCGCTGAAGATCTGGGCAGCGGACTCAAGGCCATTTTCAAGCTGGAAGCCGAATTCGTGGTCGGCACCGGTGAAATGGACACACCGGGCGTACTGTTCAACCGCGACGCCTGGGTCGGGTTGCAAGACACCACGTTCGGCCAGGTCACCCTGGGCCGCCAGAATACCCTGGCGCGCGATTTCTCCCAAGTCTATGGCGACGCCTACGGCTCCAAGCTCGGTCTGGAAGAAGGCGGCTACACCAACAACAACAATTTCAAGCAACTGATTTTCTACTCGGGCAGCGCCACCGGCACACGTTATGACAACGGCCTGGTCTGGAAGAAAGTGTTCGGCAACGGTGTGGTGGCAGGCCTCGGCTATCAGTTCGGCGAAACCGCCGGCCAGTTTGCGCGCAATACCACCAAATCGGCGGCGATCGGCTACAACGGCTCCAATTTCATCGTCTCCGCCTTCATCAACCAGGCCGACGTCGGCAACGGCGTCAGCAGCAGCCTGGAAAAGCACAAATCCTATTCGGTGGGCGGCAGCTACATGTTCGACCTGGTGCGCCTGAATGCGGGTTACTTCCACTACACGGCAGAGCAAGGCGCGCTCGGCCAGCGCAAGGACGACGCGTATACCGTATCGGCCAAATTCACGCCGCAGGGTTCCTTTGACTATGAACTCGGCTACCAGGTAATGAAAGCTGAAAATGCAGCTTACAACGCGGCCGGCACCAGCACCTTGAATGCCTATGCAGATGCAAGCGGCTCGACTGCGACCGGCAGCGGCAAGAAAAAAACGCTGTACGCATCGACCTTTTATCATCTGTCGAAGCGGACCGAGCTGTATCTTGCTGCGGACTACATGAAACTTGACGGCGGCTATCTGGTCGGATCGGCCAATGGCTTCAAGAACCAGACCGAATTTGCAGTCGGCATGCGCACCCGCTTCTGA
- a CDS encoding sensor histidine kinase, whose translation MRSSSLRTQLLLWLLVPLMLFVGVNIWVTYHNAIEMATVVHDRMLLGSARIIGEQIHYEDDTLQVVIPPAALELFQSDSHDRVYYRVVAANGKLLAGQPDLPGPPRMPRNEESVYFNASFRDDPVRIVAFSQPVFGIPAQGPVLIEVAQTQHSYKTLSDRMWEHTVQQQLAILVLVVLLLLLGLRHGLAPMMRLRDRVRRRKPGTLEALDTAPVPTELAPLVHAINDYVQRLDDHMSAHGRFIANASHQLRTPLTLLNTQVDYGLRSNDIGAKDAALRAINSGVQHGIRLVNQLLTLSNAETGVGHPLRQGDVNLVEVVQRVLEELATLAQAKKIDLGFEFAGAPVTVHATPSMLEELVANLVDNALRYTPAGGCVTVAVTTAGQATLLRVEDNGPGIPEEERERVFERFYRLHEERSDGSGLGLAIVREIALASKATVALSSPATGSGLIVTVSFPSVPGAGTSA comes from the coding sequence ATGAGGTCTAGCAGCCTGCGCACCCAGCTGCTGCTGTGGCTGCTGGTGCCGCTGATGCTGTTCGTCGGCGTCAACATCTGGGTCACCTACCATAATGCGATCGAGATGGCGACCGTAGTGCACGACCGCATGCTGCTCGGCTCGGCACGCATCATCGGCGAACAGATACATTACGAGGACGACACTTTGCAGGTGGTGATCCCGCCCGCCGCGCTGGAGCTGTTCCAGTCCGATTCGCACGACCGGGTGTATTACCGCGTGGTCGCCGCCAACGGCAAGCTGCTGGCCGGGCAGCCCGATTTGCCAGGTCCGCCGCGCATGCCGCGCAATGAGGAATCGGTTTATTTCAACGCCAGCTTCCGCGACGATCCGGTGCGCATCGTCGCCTTTTCGCAGCCGGTGTTTGGCATTCCCGCGCAGGGGCCGGTGCTGATCGAAGTGGCGCAAACCCAGCATTCCTACAAGACGCTGTCCGACCGCATGTGGGAACACACGGTGCAGCAGCAGCTGGCGATACTGGTGCTGGTGGTGCTGCTGCTGTTGCTGGGATTGCGCCACGGCCTGGCGCCGATGATGCGCTTGCGGGACCGGGTCCGGCGCCGCAAGCCGGGAACCCTGGAAGCGCTCGACACGGCGCCGGTGCCGACCGAGCTGGCGCCGCTGGTGCATGCCATCAACGACTACGTGCAGCGGCTGGACGACCATATGTCGGCGCACGGCCGCTTCATCGCCAATGCTTCGCATCAGTTGCGCACGCCGCTGACGCTGCTCAACACACAGGTCGACTATGGCTTGCGCAGCAACGACATCGGCGCCAAGGATGCCGCACTGCGCGCGATCAATAGCGGCGTGCAGCACGGAATCCGGCTGGTCAACCAGCTGCTGACGCTGTCCAATGCGGAAACCGGCGTCGGCCACCCCTTGCGCCAGGGCGACGTCAACCTGGTCGAAGTAGTGCAGCGCGTGCTGGAAGAACTGGCAACGCTGGCGCAGGCCAAGAAGATCGATCTCGGTTTCGAGTTTGCCGGCGCGCCGGTGACGGTCCATGCCACGCCGTCGATGCTGGAAGAGCTGGTCGCCAACCTGGTCGACAATGCATTGCGCTATACGCCTGCCGGCGGCTGCGTCACCGTCGCGGTCACGACGGCCGGACAGGCCACCCTGCTGCGCGTCGAAGACAACGGCCCCGGCATCCCTGAAGAAGAACGGGAACGGGTATTCGAGCGTTTCTACCGCCTGCACGAAGAACGCTCGGACGGCAGCGGCCTCGGCCTGGCCATCGTGCGCGAGATCGCGCTCGCCAGCAAGGCCACGGTCGCCTTGTCCAGCCCGGCGACAGGCAGCGGGCTGATCGTCACGGTCAGCTTTCCGTCGGTGCCGGGCGCAGGAACATCCGCATAG